The sequence CGCAGAGAGCTTGCTGCTGGGTGCTGGCGCTGACTCTCCGCTCGTTGGCCAGGAAGGCGAGAAATTGATTCACCTCCGGCTCCCGCAGCTCTCTCGGATGTCTTCGGCCGTGGAAGCGCACGTAGCGGCGGATCCAATGGCAGTAGGACCGGATGGTCCGGCGGCTCAGGCGGCGGGTCTGCATGCGGCGGCCGGCCTCCTCCAGCAGCGTTCTGGAGGGCGGGCCTGGGCTTCGATTGGTCATCGCAGGTCTCCTTTCTTCAAGAATGGCTACCTACGAGGACGGACGACGGGGCAAGGATCGCTCAGCAAATTTCCCAGCCCCAAACGCACCAACGCCCCGAGCAGGCACCCGGGGCGTTGAAGCATCAGGACCGGAGACCCGGTTTACAGATCAGTTCAGGAAGAGGACTACCTCTCCTCCCCCTTCACCCACCGATCCAACCAAGCGAGGACCGTGTCGTGCCATTGGATGGAGTTGTGGGGCTTCAAGACCCAGTGGTTCTCGTCGGGGAAGTAGAGGAATTGGCTGGGAATGCCCTGGCGTTGGAGGGCGGTGAAGGCTGCGAAGCCTTGGGTTTCGGGGACGCGGAAGTCGAGGGCGCCGTGGATCACCAGCATGGGGGTTTTCCACTGGTCGACGTGGAGCACCGGGTTGTGCTTCTCGAACTCCTTCGCGCTCTCGTAGTACGGACCGCTGTTCTCCCACTCCGGGAACCACAGCTCCTCGGTGGCGTAGTACATCATCCGCTGATCGAAGACGCCGTCGTGGTTGACCAGGGCGCGGAAGCGGTCGGGCCATTGGCCGGCGATCCAATTGATCATGAAGCCGCCGTAGGAGGCACCGAGGGCGCCGACGCGGTCGCCGTCGAGGAAGTCGTAGCGGTCCAGCGCGGCGGCGAGGCCCTTTTGTAGGTCCTCCAGGGGCTTGCCGCCCCAATCGCCGGAGATGGAGTCGGTGAAGTCCTGGCCGTAGCCGGTGGAGCCGTGGAAGTCGACCATGATGGAGGCGTAGCCGGCGCCGGCGTAGGTCTGGGGGTTCCAGCGGTAATGGAAATGGTTGTTGAAGGAGCCCTGGGGGCCGCCGTGGATGAGGAAGGCGACGGGGTACTTCTTGCCCTCCTCGAAGTTCGCCGGCTTGACCAGCCAGGCGTAGACGGTCTCGCCGTTCCAGCCGGCGAAACTGAATTGCTCGGACTCGCCGAATTGAACGTTCTTCAGCCGCTCGGCGTTCACATCCGTCAGCTGCTGGACGCCGCTGCCATCCGTGTTGATGCGGAAGAGCTCCACCGGGGCGCTGAGGTGGTCGAGGCCATAGACGATGTGATCCTTGGCGACGGAGAACTCACCGACGGTGCCCTCGGCCACCAGCTTCTCGACCTTGCCGCTGGCGACGTCGATGGCGAAGAGGGGCACGTGGCCAGTGTCACCGGCGGTGACGAAGAGGGTCTTGCCGTCGGCAGAGAAATCCAGGCCGCGGACGGAGCGGTCCCAGTCCTCCGCCAGGGTGCGGGTCTTGCCATCGGGCCAGCTGCGCAGCTGGATGTAGAGGCGGTCGGCCTCGAAGCCGGGGCGGCGCATGGCCAGGTAGGCGAGGGTCTTGCCGTCGGGGGAGAAGACCGGGTGGGTGATGACGGCGCCGTTGTCCGGGGTCAAATTGGTAGGCGCGGCGGAGCCGTCCGCGGGGACCTGGTAAAGATCGAAGTCGGTGGACCAGGCTTCCTCCCGGTCGGAAGTGCGGGCGGAGAAGACGAGGCTCTTGCCGTCGGGGGTGAAGGTCACCTCCCCCATGTCGCCGAAGGGCTTGGAGGGGATGTCGCCGGCAATGCCCTGGCTGACGT comes from Acidobacteriota bacterium and encodes:
- a CDS encoding S9 family peptidase, with product MQSLTFALFAVLLVGSMVATPAAAGEQAMEPHGFNVHDLVNMERVGEPQVSPDGRWVAFSVRTTDLEENRGQTALWRVGIDGKGLQRLTTHPAGASSPRWSPDGKHLYFLSSRSDSSQVWSLPIDGGEARQVTDLPLDVAGFVLSPDGKSLAVSMDVYRECAGEEKGVPQCTADRLEKKAEAKTTGQLYDQLFIRHWDTWKDGRRGQLFVVPVAGGEAVHVSQGIAGDIPSKPFGDMGEVTFTPDGKSLVFSARTSDREEAWSTDFDLYQVPADGSAAPTNLTPDNGAVITHPVFSPDGKTLAYLAMRRPGFEADRLYIQLRSWPDGKTRTLAEDWDRSVRGLDFSADGKTLFVTAGDTGHVPLFAIDVASGKVEKLVAEGTVGEFSVAKDHIVYGLDHLSAPVELFRINTDGSGVQQLTDVNAERLKNVQFGESEQFSFAGWNGETVYAWLVKPANFEEGKKYPVAFLIHGGPQGSFNNHFHYRWNPQTYAGAGYASIMVDFHGSTGYGQDFTDSISGDWGGKPLEDLQKGLAAALDRYDFLDGDRVGALGASYGGFMINWIAGQWPDRFRALVNHDGVFDQRMMYYATEELWFPEWENSGPYYESAKEFEKHNPVLHVDQWKTPMLVIHGALDFRVPETQGFAAFTALQRQGIPSQFLYFPDENHWVLKPHNSIQWHDTVLAWLDRWVKGEER